One Nonomuraea angiospora DNA segment encodes these proteins:
- a CDS encoding TetR/AcrR family transcriptional regulator: protein MAARRAPRPEERGKAAELTRERILRAAVSEFGEKGYSGARTAGIAARAGVNQQLISYYFGGKQGLLEELRRRRQADEASSDAASASFAESVGAQLARTLDDPEWARLVVWQALGDCPFADAEEGQRYAQAQRARMAESLERMRGRQADGEVTGRVDPAFALLVAYAVVFAPITMPQFVRDIFGDEPLSPEVRRRLHDELVRLLGPAED from the coding sequence ATGGCGGCACGGAGGGCGCCGCGCCCTGAGGAGCGCGGCAAGGCGGCGGAGCTGACGCGGGAGCGGATCCTGCGGGCCGCCGTGAGCGAGTTCGGCGAGAAGGGATATTCCGGCGCGCGCACCGCCGGGATCGCCGCCCGCGCCGGCGTCAACCAGCAGCTGATCTCCTACTACTTCGGCGGCAAGCAGGGGCTGCTGGAGGAGCTGCGGCGGCGCCGGCAGGCGGACGAGGCCTCGTCCGACGCCGCGTCGGCTTCGTTCGCGGAGTCGGTCGGGGCCCAGCTGGCGCGCACGCTCGACGACCCGGAATGGGCGCGGCTGGTGGTGTGGCAGGCGCTGGGCGACTGCCCGTTCGCCGACGCCGAGGAGGGGCAGCGGTACGCGCAGGCGCAACGCGCCCGGATGGCCGAGTCGCTGGAGCGGATGCGCGGGCGGCAGGCGGACGGGGAGGTCACCGGGCGGGTCGATCCGGCGTTCGCGCTGCTGGTCGCCTACGCGGTGGTGTTCGCGCCGATCACGATGCCGCAGTTCGTCCGGGACATCTTCGGCGACGAGCCGCTCTCGCCCGAGGTGCGCCGCCGCTTGCACGATGAGCTGGTCAGGCTGCTCGGCCCGGCCGAGGATTAG
- a CDS encoding NAD(P)H-binding protein, giving the protein MVMVVFGARGSVGRHVAAGLLAAGERVRVTSRDPGKGGLPDSAEVVAADLELPETLPAALEGATKVFVYAKPDGVEGFVEAARSAGVRQVVLLSSAAIVMEGSERNPIAVQHRIVETAVESSGLDWTFIRPGMFATNTRWWWQATIRARGVVRLPYPESETAPIHEKDLAALAVTALTEPGHERQAYTVYGVESLTLRRQVEHIGEAIGRPIDIEVVSEAQAREEMGRTVPAVGVEVIMKQWAARDGIPAPTSTVVEKVTGHPGHTFAEWAADHADDFR; this is encoded by the coding sequence ATGGTGATGGTGGTCTTCGGGGCTCGCGGCAGTGTGGGGCGCCATGTCGCCGCCGGTCTGCTGGCGGCCGGCGAACGGGTGCGGGTGACGAGCAGGGACCCGGGCAAGGGCGGCCTGCCCGATTCCGCGGAGGTCGTGGCGGCCGACCTGGAGCTTCCCGAGACGTTGCCGGCCGCGCTGGAGGGCGCCACGAAGGTGTTCGTGTACGCCAAACCGGACGGTGTCGAGGGCTTCGTCGAGGCCGCTAGGTCGGCCGGGGTGCGGCAGGTGGTGCTGCTGTCGTCGGCGGCGATCGTGATGGAGGGCTCCGAACGCAACCCGATCGCCGTGCAGCACCGGATCGTCGAGACGGCCGTGGAGAGCTCGGGGCTGGACTGGACGTTCATCCGGCCGGGGATGTTCGCGACGAACACGCGGTGGTGGTGGCAGGCGACGATCCGGGCCAGGGGCGTGGTGCGCCTGCCGTACCCGGAGTCCGAGACCGCCCCCATCCACGAGAAGGACCTGGCGGCGCTCGCGGTGACGGCGTTGACGGAGCCCGGGCACGAGCGGCAGGCGTACACCGTGTACGGGGTGGAGTCGCTCACGTTGCGGCGGCAGGTCGAGCACATCGGGGAGGCGATCGGGCGTCCGATCGACATCGAGGTGGTGTCGGAGGCGCAGGCGCGGGAGGAGATGGGCCGGACGGTGCCGGCGGTCGGCGTCGAGGTGATCATGAAGCAGTGGGCGGCCCGTGACGGCATACCCGCGCCGACCTCGACGGTGGTGGAGAAGGTGACCGGCCACCCGGGGCACACGTTCGCCGAATGGGCCGCCGACCACGCGGACGACTTCCGCTGA
- a CDS encoding alpha/beta hydrolase: MLPWSAELAGRLDHDVIDSALLRGNPLGDPHERPIMVYVPPGYDDDPSRRYPSIYVLLGYTGHVAMWLNRAPFRQPYPELADAVFASGEAPPAIVVYVDAWTALGGSQFLDSPGTGRYHSYLRDEVVPWVDARYRTIADRDHRAVTGKSSGGYGAMVTAMLAPDVFGALATHAGDALFEVCSRPSFPEVARRLRDMYGGSYDTFLADFRGRLAGTKEGDLELLEMYAYAAAYSADPDGTVRLPFDDTGAVVPEVWERWLSWDPVLMAPRHAEALRSMRAIWVDAGSKDEYFLDFGAVAFRRALEAAGVKDENVYFELFDAGHGAIEYRYPLALAWLSHRLTGSQSSR, encoded by the coding sequence ATGCTGCCCTGGTCCGCCGAACTGGCCGGCCGTCTCGACCACGACGTCATCGACAGCGCCCTGCTGCGCGGTAACCCGCTGGGGGACCCGCACGAGCGCCCGATCATGGTGTACGTCCCGCCCGGGTACGACGACGATCCCTCCCGCCGCTACCCCTCGATCTACGTGCTGCTCGGCTACACCGGCCACGTCGCCATGTGGCTGAACCGGGCTCCGTTCCGGCAGCCGTACCCGGAGCTCGCGGACGCCGTCTTCGCCTCAGGGGAGGCCCCGCCCGCGATCGTCGTGTACGTGGACGCGTGGACCGCGCTCGGCGGCAGCCAGTTCCTCGACTCCCCCGGCACCGGGCGCTACCACTCCTACCTGCGGGACGAGGTCGTGCCGTGGGTGGACGCCCGCTACCGCACGATCGCCGACCGCGACCACCGGGCGGTCACCGGCAAGTCGAGCGGCGGCTACGGGGCCATGGTCACCGCGATGCTGGCGCCCGACGTGTTCGGGGCGCTGGCCACGCACGCCGGTGACGCGTTGTTCGAGGTGTGCTCGCGCCCGTCGTTCCCCGAGGTGGCGCGCAGGCTGCGGGACATGTACGGCGGCTCGTACGACACCTTCCTCGCCGACTTCCGCGGCCGCCTGGCCGGGACCAAGGAGGGGGACCTGGAGCTGCTGGAGATGTACGCGTACGCGGCCGCCTACTCCGCGGACCCCGACGGGACCGTACGCCTGCCCTTCGACGACACCGGCGCCGTCGTGCCGGAGGTGTGGGAGCGCTGGCTGTCGTGGGATCCCGTGCTGATGGCCCCCCGGCACGCCGAGGCCCTGCGATCGATGCGGGCGATCTGGGTGGACGCCGGGAGCAAGGACGAGTACTTCCTGGACTTCGGGGCGGTGGCGTTCCGGCGGGCGCTGGAGGCGGCGGGCGTCAAGGACGAGAACGTCTATTTCGAGCTCTTCGACGCCGGCCACGGCGCCATCGAGTACCGCTACCCGCTCGCCCTCGCCTGGTTGTCCCACCGCCTGACGGGCTCTCAATCATCCAGGTGA
- a CDS encoding TetR/AcrR family transcriptional regulator produces MNQPKRRDKAATRAKLLDAARLRFARQGYDGTGVREIAADVGVDPALVFRYFGSKERLHEEAVRVEIPAGLTDDPARPLPHITDTLLHDVVFADWEQFAGEHPLLVMLRSAGHPAIRDQLRTQICEGYLPDFAARMGGENPALRAEMVGALLLGMGVMRSILGSPALSEASFEETRVLVARLVTALSDQPPR; encoded by the coding sequence ATGAACCAGCCGAAACGCCGCGACAAAGCCGCCACCCGCGCCAAGCTGCTCGACGCCGCACGCCTGCGCTTCGCCCGCCAGGGCTACGACGGCACGGGCGTACGTGAGATCGCGGCCGACGTGGGTGTCGATCCGGCTCTCGTCTTCCGCTACTTCGGCTCGAAGGAGCGACTCCACGAGGAGGCCGTACGCGTGGAGATCCCGGCCGGCCTCACGGACGATCCGGCGCGTCCGCTCCCCCACATCACCGACACGCTGCTGCACGACGTCGTCTTCGCCGACTGGGAGCAGTTCGCCGGCGAGCACCCACTCCTGGTGATGCTGCGCTCCGCGGGCCACCCGGCCATCCGCGACCAGTTGCGTACGCAGATCTGCGAGGGCTACCTGCCCGACTTCGCCGCGCGGATGGGCGGCGAGAACCCCGCCCTGCGGGCCGAAATGGTGGGGGCGCTCCTGCTCGGCATGGGCGTGATGCGCTCGATCCTCGGCAGCCCCGCCCTGAGCGAAGCCTCCTTCGAGGAGACGCGCGTACTGGTCGCCCGGCTGGTCACGGCCTTGAGCGATCAGCCCCCTCGATAA
- a CDS encoding LacI family DNA-binding transcriptional regulator translates to MSAKRRVTIALIAEEAGVSIPTVSKVINGRPEVAPATRHRVERLLQEHGYQRRISQDDTPAGLVDLVFAEIESPWAMEIVRGAEGAAHEAGASVVISVLHTHAGPGRDWLERLAARRTDGVVIVASRLSTGIQAQLSARSLPFAVVDPEGEPAPGVVSVGATNWNGGLAATRHLLELGHRRIAMISGPTDMLCSQARVDGYRAALETAGVPIEPELIRRGTFLVESGHDEGHALLSLDEPPTAIFAGSDLMAFGVFEAARQRGLRVPEDLSVVGFDDLPLSKSAWPPLTTVRQPLQEMAALATRTVLAMGRGEVPETKRVELATELIVRDSTARHE, encoded by the coding sequence GTGTCAGCGAAGCGGCGGGTGACGATCGCACTGATCGCGGAAGAGGCCGGGGTCTCCATTCCGACGGTGTCCAAGGTCATCAACGGACGTCCAGAGGTCGCTCCGGCGACCCGCCATCGAGTCGAACGACTCCTGCAGGAACACGGCTACCAGCGGCGCATCAGCCAGGACGACACCCCGGCCGGCCTGGTCGACCTGGTCTTCGCCGAGATCGAGTCGCCGTGGGCCATGGAGATCGTGCGCGGTGCGGAGGGCGCGGCCCACGAGGCCGGTGCCAGCGTGGTCATCTCCGTCCTGCACACCCATGCCGGACCGGGCCGCGACTGGCTCGAACGCCTGGCCGCCCGCCGTACCGACGGCGTGGTCATCGTCGCCTCGCGCCTGTCCACGGGCATCCAGGCCCAGCTCAGCGCGCGCTCGCTCCCGTTCGCCGTGGTCGACCCGGAGGGCGAGCCCGCCCCCGGCGTCGTCTCGGTCGGGGCCACCAACTGGAACGGCGGCCTGGCCGCCACCCGCCACCTGCTCGAACTCGGCCACCGGCGCATCGCCATGATCAGCGGCCCCACGGACATGCTGTGCAGCCAGGCCCGCGTGGACGGCTACCGCGCGGCCCTGGAGACGGCCGGGGTGCCGATCGAACCGGAGCTGATCCGGCGCGGCACGTTCCTGGTGGAGTCGGGCCACGACGAGGGCCACGCGCTGCTCTCCCTGGACGAGCCCCCGACGGCGATCTTCGCGGGGAGCGACCTGATGGCCTTCGGCGTGTTCGAGGCGGCCCGCCAGCGCGGCCTTCGCGTCCCCGAGGACCTGAGCGTCGTGGGCTTCGACGACCTGCCCCTGTCCAAGTCGGCCTGGCCACCCTTGACCACGGTACGCCAGCCGCTGCAGGAGATGGCCGCCCTGGCCACCCGCACGGTCCTGGCCATGGGCCGCGGCGAGGTCCCGGAGACCAAGCGGGTCGAGCTGGCGACAGAACTCATCGTCCGAGACAGCACAGCCCGCCACGAGTAG
- a CDS encoding HAD family hydrolase, translating into MLTIAFDVGETIVRDDRYWASWADWLDIPRHTLSALVGAVVAQGRDNADALRLLQPDIDLDAEYAAREAAGRGERIEEDDLYPDVRPALIALRAAGHRLVIAGNQTERAAELLRALRLPVDAVATSGEWGVAKPDPGFFARLIEFTQAPPDHIVYVGDHPANDVGPAKAAGLRTAHIRRGPWGHLWAGTPDAAAADWQISTLTELAAIVT; encoded by the coding sequence GTGCTCACCATCGCCTTCGACGTCGGAGAAACGATAGTCCGAGACGACCGTTATTGGGCCTCGTGGGCCGACTGGCTCGACATCCCTCGCCACACCCTCTCTGCGCTGGTCGGCGCCGTTGTCGCCCAGGGCCGAGACAACGCCGACGCCCTCCGTCTGCTCCAGCCCGACATCGACCTTGACGCCGAGTACGCCGCCCGAGAGGCCGCTGGCCGTGGCGAGCGGATAGAGGAGGACGACCTCTATCCCGACGTTCGCCCAGCCCTCATCGCGCTACGCGCAGCGGGCCACCGCCTCGTGATCGCCGGGAACCAGACGGAGCGGGCCGCCGAGCTGCTGCGGGCGCTGCGTCTCCCGGTGGATGCGGTCGCCACGTCCGGCGAGTGGGGCGTCGCCAAGCCCGACCCTGGTTTCTTCGCCCGCCTGATCGAGTTCACCCAGGCCCCACCGGACCACATCGTGTACGTGGGCGACCACCCGGCCAACGACGTCGGCCCGGCCAAGGCGGCAGGCTTGCGCACCGCCCACATCCGCCGCGGGCCATGGGGCCACCTCTGGGCGGGCACGCCGGACGCCGCGGCGGCTGACTGGCAGATCTCCACGCTGACAGAGCTGGCGGCCATTGTCACTTAA
- a CDS encoding BTAD domain-containing putative transcriptional regulator: MRFGVLGPLAVWTDAGESVTVPGLKVRALLVDLLVHEGHPVSADRLVDDLWGAEPPGNPAGALQVRVSQLRKAFEDAEPGGKNLVVSRAPGYLLRHEDGAVDAARFAALLARAEASDSPRTRAGLLADALALWRGPAYADFADEEYTRSAILRLEEQRLSALEQHAEARLELGEHGLLVGELGDLVARHPLRERLRAVHMRALYRAGRQSEALASYGELRDRLADELGLDPGPELVALHQAILGQDPALSVPADRPVTNLPAPVSKLIGRDEALAEVCALVGDERLVTLTGSGGVGKTRLALEAANRLVDGFADGAWLVALDQASRSPVEAVTAALDIREDAASADPLGPLAAALRARRMLLVLDNCEHVVEQVAELAEALLRACPDLRILATSREPLAVAGEVLWSVPPLDVPGSADLAVMARSDAVRLFVTRAAASARGFALDARNAAAVAQLCRRLDGIPLALELAATRVRALGVQGVVARLDDRFKLLASGQRGAPARQQTLTAVIDWSWELLSEDERRVLRRLAVHADGCTLEAAESVCDAPELDVLDLLARLVDRSLVVVVEAPAGVRYRLLESVSEYCRARLSEAGELDRVRLAHLRHYLALAVAAEPELYGHDQRDWLLRLDAEAANLRAALDTAVAGKDADGAARLVNALAWYWFLRGRLAEGRRSLAAALSVEGDASPVRARAAAWEAGFALMLGEEVDWEPVLAAVEDPGDRARAELFVGMHVKDMPTGQELVGRALPAFRETGDRWGVAAALARQARDAFTTRDIEALERTGEESARLFTELGDRWGLLQATAWLASLAEMATDAERATRLFGEGLRMAEDLGLWPEVSTRIAWLGWIAMQTGDYDRSMEFCERAMKLAQSQGYVEGAIMGEMGLAFAARRAGLLDLAETHLRRLLEGVPRGPGVEPPLYVPDTLIELGYLTELRGDPAAAMEMHVEALAAARRMGDVRTMAFAVEGAAAASGPTEKAAVLLGLAAAARERNQTPAGAAERADVERAAARVREALGEEAFAAAYRQGAARKLDEAADLL; this comes from the coding sequence ATGCGTTTTGGGGTGCTGGGTCCGCTGGCCGTGTGGACGGACGCCGGCGAGAGCGTCACGGTTCCCGGGCTCAAGGTACGGGCGCTGCTCGTGGACCTGCTCGTCCACGAGGGCCATCCCGTGTCCGCGGACCGGCTGGTCGACGACCTGTGGGGCGCGGAGCCGCCGGGCAATCCGGCCGGGGCGCTGCAGGTGCGCGTCTCGCAGCTGCGCAAGGCGTTCGAGGACGCCGAGCCCGGCGGCAAGAACCTCGTCGTCTCCCGCGCCCCCGGCTACCTGCTGCGCCACGAGGACGGGGCCGTGGACGCGGCGCGCTTCGCCGCCCTGCTGGCCCGGGCGGAGGCCAGTGACAGCCCGAGGACCAGGGCGGGGCTGCTGGCCGACGCGCTGGCGCTGTGGCGGGGGCCGGCGTACGCCGACTTCGCCGACGAGGAGTACACCAGGTCGGCCATCCTGCGCCTGGAGGAGCAGCGGCTGTCCGCGCTGGAGCAGCACGCAGAGGCGCGGCTGGAGCTGGGCGAGCACGGGCTGCTGGTGGGCGAGCTGGGCGACCTGGTGGCCAGGCATCCGCTCAGGGAACGCCTGCGCGCCGTCCACATGCGGGCCCTCTACCGCGCGGGACGCCAGAGCGAGGCGCTGGCCTCGTACGGCGAGCTGCGGGACCGGCTGGCCGACGAGCTCGGCCTGGACCCGGGACCCGAGCTGGTCGCCCTGCACCAGGCGATACTCGGGCAGGACCCGGCCCTGAGCGTGCCCGCCGACCGCCCCGTCACGAACCTGCCCGCCCCCGTCAGCAAGCTCATCGGCCGGGACGAGGCGCTGGCCGAGGTGTGCGCGCTGGTGGGCGACGAACGGCTGGTGACGCTCACCGGCAGCGGCGGGGTGGGCAAGACCCGGCTGGCGCTGGAGGCCGCGAACCGGCTGGTGGACGGGTTCGCGGACGGGGCCTGGCTGGTCGCGCTCGACCAGGCGTCCCGCTCCCCCGTCGAGGCCGTCACGGCGGCGCTGGACATCAGGGAGGACGCGGCCTCCGCCGACCCGCTGGGGCCGCTGGCCGCCGCGCTCAGGGCCAGGCGGATGCTGCTGGTCCTGGACAACTGCGAGCACGTGGTCGAGCAGGTCGCCGAGCTGGCCGAGGCGCTCCTGCGCGCCTGCCCCGACCTGCGGATCCTGGCCACGAGCAGGGAGCCGCTGGCCGTGGCCGGCGAGGTGCTGTGGAGCGTGCCGCCGCTCGACGTGCCGGGCAGCGCCGACCTGGCGGTCATGGCGCGCTCGGACGCGGTCAGGCTCTTCGTCACCAGGGCCGCGGCCTCGGCCCGCGGCTTCGCGCTCGACGCGCGCAACGCGGCGGCCGTGGCGCAGCTCTGCCGGCGGCTCGACGGCATCCCGCTGGCGCTGGAGCTGGCCGCGACCCGGGTGCGGGCGCTGGGCGTCCAGGGCGTGGTGGCCAGGCTGGACGACCGGTTCAAGCTGCTGGCCTCGGGGCAGCGGGGCGCGCCGGCCCGCCAGCAGACGCTCACCGCGGTGATCGACTGGAGCTGGGAACTGCTGTCCGAGGACGAGCGCCGCGTCCTGCGCCGCCTGGCCGTGCACGCCGACGGCTGCACGCTGGAGGCCGCCGAATCCGTCTGCGACGCCCCTGAGCTCGACGTGCTCGACCTGCTGGCCCGCCTGGTCGACCGCTCGCTCGTGGTCGTCGTCGAGGCCCCCGCCGGCGTCCGGTACCGGCTGCTGGAGTCGGTGTCGGAGTACTGCCGGGCCAGGCTGTCGGAGGCGGGCGAGCTCGACCGGGTACGCCTCGCGCACCTGCGCCACTACCTGGCGCTGGCCGTGGCGGCCGAGCCGGAGCTGTACGGGCACGACCAGCGGGACTGGCTGCTGCGCCTGGACGCGGAGGCCGCCAACCTGCGGGCGGCGCTCGACACGGCGGTCGCCGGCAAGGACGCCGACGGGGCGGCCCGGCTGGTGAACGCGCTGGCCTGGTACTGGTTCCTGCGCGGCCGGCTGGCCGAGGGCCGGCGGTCGCTGGCGGCGGCCCTGTCCGTCGAAGGGGACGCCTCGCCGGTACGGGCCAGGGCGGCGGCCTGGGAGGCCGGGTTCGCGCTCATGCTGGGCGAGGAGGTCGACTGGGAGCCCGTGCTGGCGGCGGTCGAGGATCCGGGCGACCGGGCCAGGGCCGAGCTGTTCGTGGGCATGCACGTCAAGGACATGCCGACGGGACAGGAGCTGGTGGGCCGGGCGCTGCCCGCGTTCAGGGAGACCGGCGACCGGTGGGGCGTCGCGGCGGCGCTCGCCAGGCAGGCCAGGGACGCGTTCACGACGCGCGACATCGAAGCGCTCGAACGGACCGGCGAGGAGAGCGCGCGGCTGTTCACCGAGCTGGGCGACCGGTGGGGGCTGCTGCAGGCCACCGCCTGGCTGGCGTCACTGGCCGAGATGGCGACCGACGCGGAGCGGGCCACCCGGCTGTTCGGCGAAGGGCTGCGGATGGCCGAGGACCTGGGGCTGTGGCCGGAGGTCTCCACGCGCATCGCCTGGCTGGGCTGGATCGCGATGCAGACCGGCGACTACGACCGGTCGATGGAGTTCTGCGAGCGGGCCATGAAGCTGGCGCAGAGCCAGGGCTACGTGGAGGGCGCGATCATGGGCGAGATGGGCCTCGCCTTCGCCGCGCGCCGGGCCGGGCTGCTGGATCTGGCCGAGACGCACCTGCGCCGGCTGCTCGAAGGGGTGCCGCGCGGCCCGGGCGTCGAGCCCCCCTTGTACGTGCCGGACACGCTGATCGAGCTGGGCTACCTCACGGAGCTGCGCGGGGACCCCGCCGCGGCCATGGAGATGCACGTGGAGGCGCTGGCCGCGGCCCGCAGGATGGGCGATGTCAGGACGATGGCGTTCGCCGTGGAGGGCGCGGCCGCGGCCTCGGGGCCGACCGAGAAGGCGGCCGTCCTGCTGGGGCTGGCGGCCGCCGCCAGGGAGCGCAACCAGACCCCCGCGGGGGCGGCCGAGCGGGCCGACGTCGAGCGGGCGGCGGCCAGGGTACGCGAGGCGCTCGGCGAGGAGGCCTTCGCGGCCGCGTACCGGCAGGGCGCCGCCCGCAAGCTCGACGAGGCGGCCGACCTGCTCTGA
- a CDS encoding SRPBCC family protein encodes MTQTAEYEINCLFDAPRELVWAAWTEPERFSRWFGPRMLSTPVGRITLDTRPGGVWRATLVGEEGFEATLDGTYREVTEPERLVFTTGDPDNPGEGPASVVTIDFTEVDGKTGMRFHQYGVNTDAAHAEQAKAGWIEFFDRLAEYLA; translated from the coding sequence ATGACCCAGACCGCCGAGTACGAGATCAACTGCCTCTTCGACGCCCCCCGCGAGCTGGTGTGGGCCGCCTGGACCGAGCCGGAGCGCTTCTCGCGGTGGTTCGGGCCGCGGATGCTGAGCACGCCGGTCGGCCGGATCACCCTGGACACCCGCCCCGGCGGCGTCTGGCGGGCCACGCTGGTGGGCGAGGAGGGGTTCGAGGCGACGCTGGACGGCACCTACCGCGAGGTGACGGAGCCGGAGCGGCTGGTGTTCACCACGGGCGACCCGGACAACCCGGGCGAGGGCCCGGCGTCGGTGGTCACGATCGACTTCACCGAGGTGGACGGCAAGACGGGGATGCGCTTCCACCAGTACGGCGTCAACACCGACGCCGCGCACGCCGAGCAGGCCAAGGCGGGCTGGATCGAGTTCTTCGACCGGCTGGCCGAGTACCTTGCCTAG
- a CDS encoding SDR family NAD(P)-dependent oxidoreductase yields the protein MRTYVITGGTDGMGKGLALRFLRRGDRVIAVASGEEKGRALLAEARGLGAEGRAVFLRADLSTVAGMRQVVEEVAATAEAVDGLVFAAQRFRPKREETADGLEFTFALAYLSRFVIGHGLMEHLERAQAPVVMNIAGPGGLPGRVNWDDLQWREGYTGMRAAMQSSRCNDLLGAGFPARYPAARTRYVLYNPGFVNTSMADPLPQPRRAVTKTLARFFAMPVGKAIEPITALLDTAPGPAVTAYMRGKPLPLTGKDFDPAAAARLDRVTTDLLGQIAATR from the coding sequence ATGCGTACCTACGTGATCACCGGCGGCACGGACGGCATGGGCAAGGGCTTGGCGCTGCGGTTCCTGCGCCGCGGGGACAGAGTGATCGCCGTGGCCAGCGGGGAGGAGAAGGGACGTGCCTTACTCGCCGAGGCGCGCGGGCTCGGCGCCGAGGGCAGGGCCGTGTTCCTCCGTGCCGACCTGAGCACCGTCGCGGGGATGCGGCAGGTGGTCGAGGAGGTGGCGGCGACCGCCGAGGCCGTGGACGGGCTGGTGTTCGCGGCCCAGCGGTTCCGCCCCAAGCGCGAAGAGACGGCGGACGGGCTGGAATTCACCTTCGCGCTGGCCTACCTGAGCCGGTTCGTCATCGGCCACGGCCTGATGGAGCACCTGGAACGCGCGCAGGCGCCCGTCGTGATGAACATCGCCGGACCCGGTGGCCTGCCGGGCCGCGTCAACTGGGACGACCTCCAATGGCGCGAGGGCTACACGGGGATGCGCGCGGCGATGCAGTCCTCTCGCTGCAACGACCTGCTCGGAGCCGGTTTCCCCGCCCGCTACCCGGCCGCCCGTACGCGTTATGTCCTCTACAACCCCGGCTTCGTGAACACGAGCATGGCCGACCCGCTGCCGCAACCCAGGCGTGCCGTCACCAAGACGCTCGCCCGGTTCTTCGCGATGCCGGTCGGCAAGGCGATCGAGCCGATCACCGCACTGCTGGACACCGCGCCCGGACCCGCCGTCACCGCCTACATGCGCGGCAAGCCGTTGCCGCTGACCGGCAAGGACTTCGACCCGGCCGCCGCGGCTCGCCTCGACCGCGTGACGACGGACCTGCTCGGACAGATCGCCGCGACTCGGTGA
- a CDS encoding amidohydrolase family protein, which translates to MRIIRAARVLTGRPGEVIADGEVLLDGDRIVSVGPRGSGGEAAEVLDLPGHTVLPGLIDAHVHLGFDAKVDPVTRRSPESDHHLLLRMAENARKLVSAGVTTARDLGSRGFLDLALRDAIEEGLAVGPHIVAATRPITITGGHCWYMGGEADDEPAIRRVARENLRAGADCLKVMASGGLMTPGAPPSWVPQYGTEQLRVVVEEAASRGKGVAAHAHAHASIRSSIEAGVTTVEHCTFFGPSGHEYDAELADLVAASGTYVCPTVHGVFWRMRETYGPEMIDAWLHTVSAMREAGIRLVAGTDAGFANGGIPNETDGYVAGLEVFAQAGFGHAEIIEMATVRAADACGVGGVTGSLEAGKRADLIAVRGDPLERLADLRKLTLVLVSGRSVTQAGIDTVTSSAG; encoded by the coding sequence ATGAGGATCATTCGCGCCGCCAGAGTGCTCACCGGCCGGCCCGGAGAGGTGATCGCCGACGGCGAGGTCCTCCTCGACGGCGACCGGATCGTCTCCGTGGGGCCGCGCGGCAGCGGGGGCGAGGCCGCCGAGGTCCTCGACCTGCCGGGCCACACGGTGCTGCCCGGGCTGATCGACGCGCACGTCCACCTGGGGTTCGACGCGAAGGTCGACCCGGTGACGCGGCGCAGCCCCGAGAGCGACCACCACCTGCTGTTACGCATGGCCGAGAACGCGCGCAAGCTCGTCTCCGCCGGCGTCACCACCGCCCGCGACCTGGGCTCGCGCGGCTTCCTCGATCTGGCCCTGCGCGACGCGATCGAGGAGGGCCTGGCCGTCGGCCCGCACATCGTGGCCGCCACCAGGCCCATCACGATCACCGGCGGCCACTGCTGGTACATGGGCGGCGAGGCCGACGACGAGCCCGCCATCCGCCGCGTCGCCAGGGAGAACCTCCGGGCGGGCGCCGACTGCCTGAAGGTGATGGCCTCCGGCGGCCTGATGACGCCGGGCGCGCCGCCGAGCTGGGTCCCGCAGTACGGCACCGAGCAGCTCAGGGTCGTCGTGGAGGAGGCCGCGTCGCGCGGCAAGGGCGTCGCCGCCCACGCCCACGCGCACGCCTCCATCCGCAGCTCCATCGAGGCGGGCGTCACGACCGTCGAGCACTGCACGTTCTTCGGCCCGTCGGGGCACGAATACGACGCCGAGCTGGCCGACCTCGTCGCGGCCAGCGGCACGTACGTGTGCCCCACGGTGCACGGCGTGTTCTGGCGGATGCGCGAGACCTACGGGCCCGAGATGATCGATGCCTGGCTGCACACGGTGTCCGCCATGCGGGAGGCCGGGATCCGGCTCGTCGCGGGCACCGACGCCGGGTTCGCCAACGGCGGCATCCCCAACGAGACCGACGGCTACGTCGCCGGTCTGGAGGTGTTCGCGCAGGCCGGGTTCGGCCACGCGGAGATCATCGAGATGGCCACCGTGCGCGCCGCCGACGCCTGCGGGGTGGGCGGGGTGACCGGCAGCCTGGAGGCGGGCAAGCGGGCCGACCTGATCGCGGTCCGGGGCGATCCGCTCGAACGCCTGGCCGACCTGCGCAAGCTCACACTCGTCCTGGTCTCCGGTCGTTCCGTCACGCAGGCGGGCATCGACACGGTGACCTCGTCCGCCGGCTGA